In the genome of Fulvivirga maritima, one region contains:
- a CDS encoding DUF2911 domain-containing protein, with product MLTCILTHAQITVPSPSPAGSVYSKVGLTDVTIDYHRPKVRDRIIFGAGEEALLPYGNLWRTGAGNGTILTLSTDAKIAGKEVKAGKHLILTIPEEEDWTFILYSDLDIDGANLSGNFTEDNVELKTTVTATTPAEEVQSLTFQISDISDDNTTANIVFSWSDVRFEVPIEVSFDDIVLQDIANKTVVEPINYIRAASYYYTYDKDLDQALTWVNTYLDMEGHDTHFWYMYLKAQILAKLGKKKEAIKTATRSIELAEKSPRGDLGYTKKNKALIASLK from the coding sequence ATGTTAACGTGCATTCTTACTCACGCACAAATTACAGTTCCATCTCCAAGTCCCGCAGGCTCAGTGTATTCTAAGGTAGGACTTACTGACGTAACCATTGATTATCACAGACCTAAAGTGAGAGATAGAATCATTTTTGGTGCAGGAGAAGAGGCATTATTGCCTTACGGAAATTTGTGGAGAACAGGAGCAGGTAACGGAACCATACTCACCCTTTCTACTGATGCTAAAATAGCTGGTAAAGAAGTGAAAGCCGGTAAGCATTTAATATTAACCATTCCTGAAGAAGAAGATTGGACCTTCATTTTGTACAGTGATTTGGATATTGATGGCGCTAATTTGAGCGGTAATTTCACTGAAGATAATGTAGAATTAAAAACTACAGTTACAGCTACTACACCTGCAGAAGAGGTGCAGTCTTTAACCTTCCAAATAAGTGATATTAGTGATGATAACACTACAGCTAATATCGTTTTTTCTTGGAGCGACGTGCGTTTTGAGGTGCCAATAGAAGTGTCTTTTGATGACATTGTGCTTCAAGATATTGCCAATAAAACAGTAGTAGAACCTATTAACTACATAAGAGCGGCCAGCTATTATTACACCTATGATAAAGACCTGGATCAGGCTCTGACATGGGTTAATACTTACCTTGATATGGAAGGGCATGATACTCATTTCTGGTATATGTACCTGAAAGCTCAGATCTTGGCCAAGTTGGGTAAGAAAAAAGAAGCCATTAAAACTGCCACACGATCAATAGAATTGGCCGAAAAAAGCCCAAGAGGAGATTTAGGTTATACTAAGAAAAATAAGGCTTTAATCGCCTCTTTAAAGTAG
- a CDS encoding helix-turn-helix domain-containing protein — protein MKSTFIINKDDKKPLVKQQEAGFHTSSMQENHDALERDHVTIDNREILLDGIMMVVRHEHITQPLTVEVKHSFPYIKVQFEIEGYSNYTPANTSSVPVEIKGGQYNFFYLPEVAGRLNYKVGTRKNLEIIVTEEYLRNAFKGHFEKNISPLALALNEHKPFKMFEESEPIPSNLLLTIKDIIQCSYEVEIKEVYLESKVKEIFSLLLWNISKQTDSTDFISISDKEKAQILVAEKILRERFNKTITIKELSALTGINQSKLKRNFKAVFHEPIFAYLTSIRMEEAKKMLLNNCSVSEVAYSIGYKNPQHFTTAFKKKFGYLPSSLKS, from the coding sequence ATGAAATCTACTTTTATCATTAATAAAGACGACAAAAAACCGCTAGTTAAGCAACAAGAGGCGGGTTTTCACACCTCCAGCATGCAGGAAAACCATGATGCTCTGGAGCGTGATCATGTTACCATTGATAATCGTGAGATACTTTTAGATGGCATTATGATGGTGGTTCGTCACGAACATATCACCCAACCATTAACTGTAGAAGTAAAGCATAGCTTCCCATATATTAAAGTACAGTTCGAAATAGAAGGCTATAGTAATTATACCCCTGCGAATACCAGCAGCGTACCTGTAGAGATTAAAGGAGGCCAATACAACTTTTTTTACTTGCCTGAAGTAGCGGGAAGGTTAAATTATAAAGTTGGTACCAGAAAAAACCTGGAAATAATAGTTACAGAAGAATATTTAAGAAACGCATTTAAAGGCCATTTTGAAAAAAACATCTCTCCACTTGCTCTGGCACTCAACGAGCATAAGCCTTTTAAAATGTTTGAGGAGAGTGAACCTATACCTTCTAACTTGTTACTTACCATCAAAGACATTATTCAGTGTTCTTATGAGGTCGAAATTAAAGAAGTGTATCTGGAATCAAAGGTAAAAGAGATCTTCAGCTTGTTATTATGGAATATTTCAAAGCAAACAGATAGCACAGATTTCATTTCTATTTCTGATAAAGAGAAAGCACAAATACTGGTAGCGGAAAAAATCCTGAGAGAACGCTTTAATAAAACCATCACCATTAAAGAGCTTTCAGCACTTACCGGCATTAATCAATCTAAATTGAAAAGGAATTTTAAGGCTGTTTTTCACGAGCCAATATTCGCATACCTTACAAGTATTAGAATGGAGGAAGCCAAAAAAATGCTGCTGAATAATTGTAGTGTATCTGAAGTGGCCTATTCTATTGGCTATAAAAATCCGCAGCATTTCACCACTGCCTTTAAGAAGAAGTTCGGCTACCTGCCCAGCTCATTAAAGTCATAA
- a CDS encoding cyclophilin-like fold protein, with protein MKSLSFISLLCIISFTACTQNKDKQTTHKQEILQNMKLKIKIGEVELTATMYDNPTTKDFISMLPISTPLKDYASNEKIFYPERKLSTADAPSGYEAAKGDITYYAPWGDIAIFYKDFSYAGGLISLGKIDDNRIEQLKTLSGDKEVTFELAD; from the coding sequence ATGAAATCCCTTTCATTTATCTCTCTACTGTGCATTATCAGCTTTACAGCATGTACTCAGAATAAAGACAAACAAACTACTCACAAGCAAGAAATACTTCAAAATATGAAATTGAAAATAAAAATAGGAGAGGTGGAGCTCACGGCCACCATGTATGATAATCCTACTACTAAGGATTTCATTTCTATGCTGCCTATTTCTACTCCTTTAAAGGACTATGCCAGCAATGAAAAGATTTTCTATCCTGAAAGAAAACTAAGCACGGCTGATGCTCCCAGTGGCTATGAGGCCGCTAAAGGAGATATTACCTACTATGCTCCATGGGGAGATATAGCCATTTTTTATAAAGATTTTAGTTATGCAGGCGGCCTTATCAGTCTTGGTAAAATAGATGATAACCGCATAGAGCAACTAAAGACTCTATCAGGTGATAAAGAGGTAACTTTTGAGTTAGCTGACTAA
- a CDS encoding sugar O-acetyltransferase, with amino-acid sequence MENSEQNDKVGILETLKSGELVKMDHPEIGHLAKIATDAFKILEEFNRTYDIPKARSIFGKLIGKTLDDSTTVYPPFYTNYGKNISLGKRVFINHACSFLDLGEIVIEDEVMIGPRVNITSENHPVKPAERKALDPAKVTIKKNAWLGAGVTILPGITVGENSVVAAGAVVTKDVPANTVVAGVPAKVIKEID; translated from the coding sequence ATGGAAAATTCAGAACAGAACGATAAAGTAGGGATTTTAGAAACACTAAAATCCGGCGAGTTGGTAAAAATGGATCATCCTGAAATAGGGCATCTGGCAAAGATAGCTACTGATGCCTTTAAGATTTTGGAAGAATTCAATCGTACTTACGACATTCCAAAAGCAAGGTCCATTTTTGGTAAGCTAATAGGTAAAACGCTGGATGATAGTACTACCGTTTACCCTCCATTTTACACTAACTACGGAAAAAATATATCACTCGGAAAAAGGGTGTTTATCAATCACGCATGTTCTTTTCTTGATCTCGGGGAGATAGTAATAGAAGATGAGGTAATGATAGGCCCCAGAGTGAATATCACTTCAGAAAACCACCCGGTAAAACCTGCGGAGCGTAAAGCCTTGGATCCCGCCAAAGTGACTATTAAGAAGAATGCATGGTTAGGAGCTGGAGTAACTATACTGCCTGGTATTACGGTAGGAGAAAATTCAGTAGTTGCTGCTGGTGCGGTAGTTACTAAAGATGTGCCTGCCAACACCGTGGTGGCCGGAGTACCTGCTAAAGTGATAAAAGAAATAGATTAA
- a CDS encoding DUF2255 family protein: MSNLSETITEEEVKQIAEKNDFHIAPFREDGETYGTLTWIWSVEVDGELYVRAYNGTSSRWYQAALSQKAGKIEGAGLAKKVKFEPTSGEDINAKIDDAYRAKYSDSPYLSSMISERAKAATVKILPAA; the protein is encoded by the coding sequence ATGAGTAATCTTTCAGAGACAATAACAGAAGAAGAAGTAAAGCAAATTGCTGAGAAAAATGATTTTCATATAGCCCCATTTAGAGAAGATGGAGAGACTTATGGTACGCTTACCTGGATATGGTCTGTAGAAGTAGATGGCGAGCTATATGTGAGAGCCTATAACGGGACATCATCAAGATGGTATCAAGCTGCCTTGAGTCAAAAAGCTGGTAAAATAGAAGGGGCTGGCTTAGCTAAGAAGGTGAAGTTTGAGCCCACAAGCGGAGAAGATATTAATGCTAAAATTGATGATGCTTACCGTGCTAAGTATAGTGACAGCCCATACCTGAGCTCTATGATTAGCGAGCGAGCTAAGGCAGCTACGGTTAAAATATTACCTGCTGCTTAA
- a CDS encoding TonB-dependent receptor, with translation MCLKYITFWLCLLASFSLYAQSSIKGRVRDEEGEALVGASVELQETGKGTITDIHGDFSIEGLQAGDYNLEIHYIGYEKQVVSITLAENDSQSISIQLKSKNEQLDEVVVKGKSVEQAKREEPIKVEVIDTKKFQSQSISLPQVINQVSGVKVRQNGGIGSGATININGLQGNAIRFFKDGIPLDYLGSAFNLTVLPVDQLANIEIYKGVLPVDLGADALGGAVNFVSRENYDNNLDVSYSFGSFNTHQATINGYWNIPNTKLFASVSSYFIASANDYKIDVEIADPETGVNQEQEVRRFHDGINTSFIEGKIGVKNTKVADLFEVGAAYYDLEKELQNNIRLTDAYGEAMNYENDLIFSSRYKKRINKLTVDLFGAYSNRNTLFDDTPENRYNWLGEPTTISDNGGETSLNVQSYRNLDFDNWMVRLNLQYKLSENQKLSFNHNYIYEHRVGSDPYAELYNDEVDVLTFPAKYVRHISGLGLTSQFFNGRLENVFSLKRYAVVTSSVTSSAEFYGEVPEFSDDSYGVSNSIKYKFKEAQFIRLSYERATRIPESREYFGDAVFITGNPELEPEYSHNVNLGFFSALSKTGKLSLDVNGFYRYVEGNIFLRPYYLISSRYENTDDSQVLGGEMTLKGAWFDGRLKTNLALTYQDIRRKNVDITSMLLQDARQPNIPYFFGNLGARYTPKSFIDGANWEFYANYNYVEKYLLNSIPKQQEPSLFGSTSHLSGAVVIPSQHLVDAGVTCRLQKMPLHVSFELNNLLNADAYDGFRVQKPGINYRVKLKYSIN, from the coding sequence ATGTGTTTAAAATATATCACTTTTTGGCTGTGCCTGTTAGCCAGTTTTTCACTGTATGCACAGTCGAGTATTAAAGGTAGGGTTAGAGATGAGGAAGGGGAAGCACTAGTTGGAGCTAGTGTAGAGCTGCAAGAAACTGGCAAAGGAACCATCACCGATATACATGGAGATTTTAGTATAGAAGGCCTACAGGCAGGGGATTATAATCTGGAGATACATTATATAGGTTATGAAAAGCAGGTAGTATCAATTACGCTTGCTGAGAATGACAGCCAATCCATATCTATTCAGCTAAAATCAAAAAATGAGCAGCTCGATGAAGTAGTGGTTAAAGGGAAGTCAGTAGAGCAGGCCAAGCGTGAAGAACCTATAAAAGTAGAGGTAATTGATACTAAAAAGTTTCAATCTCAGTCTATTAGCTTGCCTCAGGTTATTAATCAGGTTTCTGGGGTTAAGGTGCGGCAAAATGGAGGCATTGGTAGTGGTGCTACTATTAATATTAACGGGTTGCAGGGAAATGCTATCCGTTTCTTTAAAGATGGCATTCCTTTAGACTACCTTGGCAGTGCGTTTAACCTTACGGTACTGCCTGTAGATCAGTTGGCTAATATTGAAATTTATAAAGGCGTGCTGCCTGTAGATCTGGGAGCTGATGCGCTGGGAGGTGCAGTCAATTTTGTTTCCAGGGAAAATTATGATAATAACCTGGATGTTTCTTACTCTTTTGGTTCTTTTAACACTCATCAGGCCACAATAAATGGTTATTGGAATATCCCTAACACCAAGCTTTTTGCCTCTGTTTCGTCTTATTTTATCGCTTCGGCTAATGATTATAAAATAGATGTAGAAATAGCTGATCCTGAAACAGGAGTAAATCAGGAGCAAGAAGTAAGGAGGTTTCATGATGGAATAAACACATCATTTATTGAAGGTAAAATAGGTGTGAAAAATACCAAGGTGGCTGACCTATTTGAGGTAGGAGCTGCTTATTATGATCTTGAAAAAGAGTTGCAGAATAACATCAGGCTCACAGATGCTTATGGAGAGGCCATGAATTATGAAAATGACCTTATATTTAGCTCTCGCTATAAGAAAAGAATCAATAAACTTACCGTTGATCTTTTTGGTGCTTACAGTAATAGAAATACACTTTTCGATGATACACCTGAAAACCGATATAACTGGTTAGGAGAGCCCACTACCATTTCTGATAATGGTGGCGAGACGAGTTTAAATGTACAATCTTACCGAAATCTGGATTTTGATAACTGGATGGTACGCCTAAACCTACAGTATAAGCTAAGTGAAAATCAAAAGTTAAGCTTCAACCATAACTATATCTACGAACATAGAGTAGGTTCTGATCCGTATGCGGAGCTTTATAATGATGAAGTAGATGTGCTTACATTCCCTGCGAAATATGTGCGACACATCAGTGGTTTAGGTCTTACTTCACAGTTTTTTAATGGCCGTTTAGAAAATGTTTTTTCACTAAAGCGATATGCCGTAGTTACCAGCTCTGTCACTTCTTCAGCTGAGTTTTATGGTGAGGTGCCAGAGTTTTCTGACGACAGTTACGGCGTTAGCAATTCCATTAAATATAAGTTTAAAGAAGCTCAGTTTATAAGGCTTTCTTATGAAAGAGCTACCAGAATACCAGAATCAAGAGAATACTTTGGAGATGCAGTATTCATTACCGGTAACCCTGAGCTAGAGCCTGAGTATAGTCATAATGTTAATCTGGGCTTTTTCTCTGCATTGAGTAAAACGGGTAAGCTATCGCTAGATGTTAATGGCTTTTATAGATACGTAGAGGGTAATATATTCTTGAGGCCTTATTATTTAATCTCTTCTCGTTATGAAAACACAGATGACAGCCAGGTGCTGGGTGGCGAGATGACTTTAAAAGGAGCTTGGTTCGATGGTCGGCTCAAAACTAACCTGGCATTAACCTATCAGGATATTAGGCGCAAGAATGTGGACATTACCTCTATGCTGCTGCAAGATGCAAGACAACCCAATATCCCTTATTTCTTCGGGAATTTAGGGGCCAGGTATACGCCAAAATCATTCATAGATGGAGCCAATTGGGAGTTTTATGCTAATTATAATTATGTAGAAAAATACCTGCTTAACTCCATTCCTAAACAACAGGAGCCATCATTATTTGGCAGTACCAGTCATTTATCAGGAGCTGTAGTTATACCCAGTCAACATTTGGTAGATGCCGGGGTCACTTGCCGGCTGCAGAAAATGCCTTTGCACGTGAGTTTTGAGCTTAATAACCTGCTCAATGCGGATGCCTATGATGGCTTCAGAGTGCAAAAGCCAGGCATTAATTATCGTGTGAAACTTAAATATTCAATAAACTAA
- a CDS encoding IS4 family transposase has translation MSKNTYFYGQPIFSQLLSLIDKSVLNQIISKYQSDRYYKKLNTWHHLVSMLYCCFSGASALRELTTGLLACQNKLIHLGIQFIPRRSTLSDSNKKRSSIVFADIYMKLFKKYRHLLPDSRLRMEVLNKLYIVDSTIISLFKDILKVAGRPRKDGKSKGGIKAHVMIHAAELMPCLVRLTKGSQHDHTFLKQLQLPEGSYVVMDKGYIDYRQYAQWSHQGIFYITRMKENARYQSIDELELPEDKDFCVLKDEKVVISFKTDGQVQELQNRRIAYYDDLNNKLLVFMTNNMELEAATIAAIYKYRWQIELLFKKLKQNFPLKYFLGDNQNAIEIQIWSALICLLLMEVVRKQIKKRWAFSNMVSLVRFHLMAYVHLTRFLNNPDLELQKTIYKTNQYPLFSP, from the coding sequence ATGAGTAAAAATACATATTTCTACGGACAGCCAATCTTTTCTCAACTATTATCGCTGATAGATAAATCGGTGTTAAATCAAATAATATCAAAATACCAATCTGACAGATATTACAAGAAATTGAATACTTGGCATCACCTAGTAAGCATGTTATACTGCTGTTTCAGTGGGGCAAGTGCTCTCAGAGAGCTTACTACGGGGCTTTTGGCCTGCCAAAACAAGCTGATCCATTTAGGTATTCAATTTATACCCAGACGTTCCACTTTATCAGATAGCAACAAAAAACGCAGTAGTATAGTCTTTGCAGACATTTACATGAAATTGTTTAAAAAGTATCGGCACCTTTTGCCGGACAGCCGCTTGAGAATGGAAGTTCTCAATAAACTTTATATTGTTGATTCAACGATTATTAGTCTGTTTAAAGATATTCTCAAGGTAGCAGGACGCCCTAGAAAAGATGGCAAAAGCAAGGGAGGCATTAAAGCTCATGTAATGATTCATGCGGCAGAATTAATGCCATGTTTAGTACGGTTGACCAAGGGAAGTCAGCATGATCATACATTTTTAAAGCAATTACAACTCCCAGAAGGATCCTATGTGGTGATGGATAAAGGGTATATCGATTATAGACAATACGCACAATGGAGTCATCAAGGGATATTTTACATTACTAGAATGAAGGAAAATGCCAGATATCAATCAATAGATGAGCTAGAACTGCCTGAAGATAAAGACTTTTGTGTACTTAAGGATGAAAAAGTTGTTATCAGTTTCAAGACTGATGGACAAGTGCAAGAGCTTCAAAATAGAAGAATAGCCTATTATGATGACCTCAATAATAAATTATTAGTGTTTATGACCAATAATATGGAGTTGGAAGCAGCCACAATAGCGGCCATTTATAAATACCGATGGCAGATAGAGCTTTTATTTAAAAAGCTGAAGCAGAACTTTCCTCTCAAATATTTTCTGGGGGACAACCAAAATGCTATTGAGATCCAAATTTGGAGTGCCCTGATCTGTCTATTATTGATGGAAGTAGTCCGAAAACAGATCAAAAAAAGATGGGCCTTCTCTAATATGGTCTCATTGGTAAGGTTTCACTTGATGGCCTATGTTCACCTTACCCGCTTTCTAAACAATCCAGACCTAGAACTTCAAAAAACAATATATAAAACCAATCAATACCCTTTATTTAGTCCATAG
- a CDS encoding NAD(P)-dependent alcohol dehydrogenase: protein METIDSKAYGAEAAEAPVKEMDIKRRTILSNDVEIEILYCGICHSDLHALHNDWGGTTYPIVPGHEIVGKVTKVGPAVTKLKEGDLAAIGCIVDSCGHCQHCNHGDEQFCEEGWTLVFNAPDRHLGGVTYGGFSERIVADADYVLKMPEFDDLAATAPLLCAGITVYSPLKHWEVGPGKKVGIVGIGGLGHMAIKIAKAMGAEVTVFTTSPSKVEDAKRLGADEAVLSKDPEQMKAQSGFDMILDTVSAKHDVNAYINTLKVDGSLVLVGLPNEPLEIGAFSVVSGRRSFAGSNIGGIAETQEMLEFCKEHNITADIELLKTSQINEGFERLEKNDVKYRFVIDLKS, encoded by the coding sequence ATGGAAACTATTGATTCAAAAGCCTATGGCGCGGAAGCTGCAGAAGCTCCCGTGAAAGAAATGGACATTAAGAGAAGGACCATTCTCTCTAATGACGTGGAAATAGAAATTTTATATTGTGGTATTTGCCATTCTGATCTACATGCGCTTCATAATGATTGGGGTGGTACTACTTATCCTATTGTACCAGGACACGAGATAGTAGGTAAGGTAACTAAGGTAGGGCCTGCAGTTACTAAACTTAAAGAAGGAGACTTAGCAGCCATCGGTTGTATTGTAGATAGCTGTGGCCACTGCCAGCACTGTAACCATGGTGACGAGCAGTTTTGTGAAGAAGGTTGGACGCTTGTGTTCAATGCTCCTGACAGACACCTTGGTGGCGTAACTTACGGTGGATTTTCTGAGCGCATAGTAGCAGATGCTGATTATGTGTTGAAAATGCCTGAATTTGATGATCTTGCTGCTACTGCACCACTTTTATGTGCAGGTATCACGGTATATTCTCCTTTAAAACATTGGGAAGTAGGCCCTGGTAAAAAAGTGGGTATTGTAGGTATTGGTGGTTTAGGTCATATGGCTATTAAAATTGCCAAAGCTATGGGCGCTGAAGTTACCGTATTTACCACTTCTCCTTCTAAGGTAGAAGATGCTAAAAGACTTGGTGCTGATGAGGCAGTATTGTCTAAAGATCCTGAGCAAATGAAAGCACAGTCTGGTTTTGATATGATTCTGGATACAGTATCGGCTAAGCATGATGTAAATGCTTATATCAACACCTTAAAAGTTGATGGTAGCTTAGTATTAGTAGGTCTGCCTAATGAGCCATTAGAAATAGGAGCATTTAGCGTGGTGAGTGGTAGAAGAAGCTTCGCTGGTTCAAATATCGGTGGTATTGCCGAAACTCAGGAAATGTTAGAGTTCTGTAAAGAGCATAACATTACTGCTGATATCGAATTGCTTAAAACAAGTCAGATCAACGAAGGATTTGAAAGACTTGAAAAAAATGACGTGAAATACCGTTTTGTAATAGATTTAAAATCTTAA
- a CDS encoding PepSY-associated TM helix domain-containing protein, with protein MNKRVYNVFFNVHTVSGIVMSVGLFVCFLAGAFALFMGNINKWQINAKSAENVKVDYEGMISVLDDEGYNLNGRTMFMQLVDDPMPFVMVMSRPVRGGEKGATRNVYENSGEGINPNGAISLKIDPETFKIIDSAEAEPSNYLGTFLYHLHYFDQIPRVGLYLSGFVSLFFLLAIISGTIVHWRKIVSNFFTFRLKASIKNFWTDGHTALGIIGLPFQFMYAVTGAMLGLLVVVLIPASMVLFGGNTAKLLGYIAPAYKTYEKANEIQLERENINDLVQQARKDLDVPDYKMAAVNVVNYNDKNAYLMAEFRQEGEKTFFDDGHVVYRLNDGEQVEIKPFGDNGLTKGGVLHTIRKLHYAHFGGYFMKIIYFILALGTCYVILSGVMIWLEARNSKKYASKKKFNTAVDAIYMGTCMGLLPAIAFFFCLAKLMPEGIVDRFAMMSNIFFLFWLGYIVYAFIIKDLYKINKHALFLTGILGLIIPVLNGITAGMWFWKALPSGYYDSFFVDCSWLLLGAICLIVSRYVKRLKCYKKVKAAQV; from the coding sequence ATGAACAAACGGGTTTATAACGTATTTTTTAATGTTCACACCGTTAGCGGAATAGTAATGAGTGTTGGGTTGTTTGTATGCTTTTTGGCGGGAGCCTTTGCCTTGTTTATGGGTAATATTAACAAATGGCAAATTAATGCTAAGAGTGCTGAAAACGTAAAGGTAGACTATGAGGGTATGATCTCTGTGCTGGATGATGAGGGGTATAACCTGAATGGTCGTACCATGTTTATGCAGCTGGTAGATGATCCTATGCCGTTCGTAATGGTGATGTCAAGACCGGTGAGAGGTGGTGAAAAAGGGGCAACCCGTAATGTGTATGAAAACAGTGGAGAAGGAATAAACCCTAATGGAGCCATTTCCCTCAAAATAGACCCCGAGACCTTTAAAATTATTGATAGTGCCGAGGCTGAGCCTAGTAATTACTTAGGCACCTTCCTCTATCATTTACATTATTTTGATCAGATTCCCCGTGTGGGTTTATATTTAAGCGGCTTTGTGTCATTGTTTTTCTTGCTGGCCATTATTTCTGGTACCATAGTTCATTGGCGCAAAATCGTTTCTAACTTTTTCACCTTCCGATTAAAAGCCTCTATTAAAAACTTCTGGACTGATGGCCATACTGCTTTAGGTATTATTGGTTTGCCGTTTCAGTTTATGTATGCCGTTACCGGCGCTATGCTGGGGCTGTTAGTGGTTGTGCTTATTCCTGCTAGTATGGTGCTTTTTGGTGGCAACACAGCCAAGTTGCTCGGCTATATTGCACCTGCTTACAAAACTTATGAGAAGGCCAATGAAATTCAATTAGAGAGAGAGAATATCAATGACCTGGTGCAGCAAGCACGAAAGGATCTCGATGTCCCGGATTATAAAATGGCAGCTGTTAATGTGGTAAATTATAATGATAAAAATGCCTATCTAATGGCTGAGTTCAGGCAAGAAGGAGAGAAGACCTTTTTTGATGATGGTCATGTGGTGTATCGCTTAAATGATGGTGAGCAAGTGGAAATAAAGCCATTTGGTGATAATGGATTGACCAAAGGAGGAGTGCTGCATACTATCAGGAAGCTACATTATGCTCATTTTGGAGGTTATTTCATGAAAATCATTTACTTCATCCTTGCCTTAGGTACCTGCTATGTAATACTCTCAGGGGTGATGATTTGGCTTGAAGCCCGAAATTCTAAAAAGTATGCTTCAAAAAAGAAGTTTAACACTGCCGTAGACGCTATTTATATGGGTACCTGCATGGGCTTGTTGCCTGCTATAGCCTTCTTCTTTTGTCTTGCCAAGCTCATGCCCGAAGGAATAGTAGATAGATTTGCGATGATGAGTAATATATTCTTCTTGTTTTGGCTCGGTTATATTGTTTATGCTTTCATTATTAAAGATTTATACAAAATAAACAAGCATGCACTTTTTCTTACTGGTATTTTAGGGCTTATTATACCTGTATTAAACGGTATTACTGCAGGCATGTGGTTTTGGAAGGCATTGCCATCGGGCTATTATGATTCCTTTTTTGTAGACTGCAGTTGGTTGCTGTTAGGCGCTATTTGTTTGATAGTGAGCAGGTACGTTAAAAGGCTGAAATGCTATAAAAAGGTAAAAGCTGCTCAGGTGTAG
- a CDS encoding nitroreductase family protein: protein MPLKNTTQKKKVSDDDIAKIVEAARMAPSSYGIQPCRVIAVSNQELKEKMVPVAWNQKIVAECSHVLIFAAWDKYTSERVHNIFDYTTDQRGTPRGSAFGSHTEAIANSQIEMTDEEALQDTSRQACIAFAMAIAQAAELKIDNTPMGGFTNSEMDELLSLNEKGLKSVYMLALGYRQTEGDWLVDLKKVRTPTEEFLIEMK from the coding sequence ATGCCACTAAAAAATACGACACAGAAAAAAAAGGTTTCTGATGATGATATCGCTAAAATAGTAGAAGCAGCTAGAATGGCACCTTCTTCATATGGTATTCAGCCTTGCAGAGTAATAGCAGTGAGTAATCAGGAGCTTAAAGAGAAAATGGTGCCTGTAGCCTGGAATCAAAAAATAGTTGCAGAGTGCTCTCACGTGCTGATATTTGCCGCATGGGATAAGTACACTTCTGAGCGTGTTCATAACATTTTTGACTATACTACAGACCAAAGAGGAACGCCAAGAGGATCAGCCTTTGGTTCTCATACAGAAGCAATAGCTAATTCGCAGATAGAAATGACTGATGAAGAAGCATTGCAAGATACTTCACGCCAAGCATGTATAGCTTTTGCTATGGCTATAGCTCAGGCTGCAGAGCTTAAAATAGATAATACGCCTATGGGTGGTTTTACTAATTCAGAAATGGATGAGCTTTTAAGTCTAAATGAAAAAGGCTTGAAAAGTGTTTATATGCTCGCTTTAGGGTATAGACAAACAGAAGGAGACTGGTTAGTAGATCTAAAAAAAGTAAGAACTCCTACTGAGGAATTTCTTATTGAAATGAAATAA